From the genome of Winogradskyella forsetii, one region includes:
- a CDS encoding helix-turn-helix domain-containing protein: MENKELSLAWNFVNNTDRNVFLTGKAGTGKTTFLHKLKFQSQKRMVIVAPTGVAAINAKGVTIHSFFQLPFGPILPSDELGASSNFTRRFSKTKINIIKSLDLLIIDEISMVRADLLDGIDKTLRRYKNRNLVFGGIQLLMIGDLQQLSPVIKDNEWRLLQPYYKNAFFFSSQAYQNCNPVTIELKHIYRQDNPLFINILNEIRNNNLSISSATELNKRYLPDFVPNKEDGYISLTTHNNKARQSNKEELEKLESKEHIYKAKIEGNFPEHSYPNKEELNLKVGAQVMFIKNDSSPEKRYFNGKIGKVILLDKDEVIVNCPDDDFNIVTKLETWENIKYTVDSDTKAITEDKIGSYAQIPLRLAWSITIHKSQGLTFEKAIIDAQGAFAHGQTYVALSRCKSLEGLVLKSKIEPHQIISDQNVLDFNKNAEANQPNEATLQQSKCKFQLNLISEVFDFYKFLYPAGRILDIYYKNRGSIEGTIEQPMNTIKESITNLLKVSNNFKAQLSSLVDENEIPEDNANLQERFLKAVSYFTEQTKSTLVKSLEDFSFSTDNKTIQKDIEKQLDILEELLETKLSYFEGLNDGFKTDKFLELRAKSVFLGKEKPKKQRKTVIDGTTNVELFELLRQLRNDIAKREDLIHYQIFTQKSLYAICETLPTTKSELSQIQGMGKTRIERYGSEILKVILDYCEENDIDPSRHEPVFEEYQPKKEKGDTKKISLELYKAGKSIDQIALERELNANTIFGHLASFISTNQIKITDLMSLERYNELKKIIPTKTFENLSDLKHQLDDKFSYGELRIVVNGLSEN, from the coding sequence ATGGAAAATAAGGAATTAAGTCTGGCATGGAATTTTGTTAACAATACAGATAGAAACGTATTTTTGACTGGTAAAGCTGGTACAGGTAAGACCACATTTTTACATAAATTAAAGTTTCAATCTCAAAAGCGAATGGTCATCGTAGCACCTACTGGAGTTGCAGCTATAAACGCCAAAGGTGTTACCATTCACTCTTTCTTTCAATTACCTTTTGGACCGATTTTGCCTAGTGACGAATTAGGCGCTTCTTCAAATTTTACGAGAAGATTTAGCAAAACTAAAATTAACATCATTAAATCTTTAGATCTTTTAATCATTGATGAAATTAGCATGGTAAGGGCTGATTTATTAGACGGTATTGATAAGACCTTACGGCGCTATAAAAATAGAAATCTAGTTTTTGGAGGAATTCAATTGTTAATGATAGGGGATTTACAACAATTATCACCTGTAATTAAAGATAATGAATGGCGACTATTGCAGCCTTATTATAAAAATGCTTTTTTCTTCAGTAGTCAGGCTTACCAAAATTGTAACCCTGTTACTATTGAGCTTAAGCATATTTATAGACAAGATAATCCATTATTCATAAATATACTTAACGAAATACGAAATAATAATTTGAGTATTTCTTCAGCGACAGAATTAAACAAAAGATATCTTCCAGATTTTGTGCCAAACAAGGAAGACGGATATATTTCATTGACAACCCATAATAATAAGGCGCGTCAATCAAACAAAGAAGAGTTAGAAAAATTAGAAAGTAAAGAGCACATTTATAAAGCAAAAATAGAAGGTAATTTCCCGGAGCACTCATACCCAAATAAAGAAGAGTTAAACTTAAAAGTTGGTGCTCAAGTTATGTTTATTAAAAATGATAGCTCTCCTGAAAAGCGCTATTTCAATGGTAAAATAGGTAAAGTTATTTTACTGGATAAGGATGAAGTTATAGTAAATTGTCCAGATGATGATTTCAACATTGTGACCAAATTAGAAACTTGGGAGAATATTAAATACACAGTAGATTCAGACACTAAAGCGATTACTGAAGATAAAATAGGAAGTTACGCACAAATCCCCTTGCGTTTGGCTTGGTCTATAACTATTCATAAAAGCCAAGGGTTAACGTTTGAAAAAGCGATAATTGATGCCCAAGGTGCTTTTGCTCATGGGCAAACCTATGTCGCATTAAGTCGTTGTAAATCTTTAGAAGGCTTAGTTTTAAAGAGTAAAATTGAACCCCATCAGATTATTAGCGACCAAAATGTTCTTGATTTCAACAAAAATGCAGAAGCCAATCAACCCAATGAGGCTACTTTACAACAGTCTAAATGTAAGTTTCAACTTAATTTAATTTCTGAGGTTTTCGATTTTTATAAGTTTCTCTACCCAGCGGGAAGAATTTTGGATATCTATTATAAGAATAGAGGTAGTATCGAAGGAACGATAGAGCAGCCGATGAATACCATCAAGGAAAGTATAACCAATTTACTTAAAGTAAGTAATAACTTTAAGGCGCAATTAAGTAGTTTAGTTGATGAAAATGAAATTCCTGAGGATAATGCTAATTTGCAAGAACGGTTTTTAAAAGCGGTTAGTTATTTTACGGAGCAGACAAAGTCTACACTGGTAAAATCCCTAGAAGATTTTAGTTTTTCAACCGATAACAAAACCATTCAAAAGGATATTGAAAAGCAACTAGACATTTTAGAAGAATTACTAGAAACAAAGTTATCTTATTTTGAAGGTCTAAACGATGGTTTTAAAACTGATAAGTTTTTGGAATTAAGAGCTAAATCTGTTTTCTTAGGAAAGGAGAAACCAAAAAAACAGAGAAAAACCGTGATAGATGGAACAACTAACGTTGAACTATTTGAATTACTTAGACAACTCAGAAATGACATAGCAAAACGCGAAGATTTAATACATTACCAAATTTTTACGCAAAAATCGCTTTATGCAATTTGTGAAACGCTACCAACAACAAAATCAGAGCTAAGTCAGATACAAGGTATGGGTAAAACCCGAATCGAAAGATACGGTTCAGAGATATTAAAGGTGATTTTGGATTATTGTGAAGAGAACGATATTGATCCATCTAGGCATGAACCAGTTTTTGAAGAATATCAGCCTAAAAAGGAAAAAGGAGATACAAAGAAAATTTCTTTAGAGTTATACAAAGCAGGAAAATCAATTGATCAAATTGCATTGGAGAGAGAATTAAATGCGAATACCATCTTTGGACATCTTGCAAGTTTTATTTCGACAAACCAAATTAAAATTACGGATTTAATGTCTTTAGAGCGTTATAATGAATTAAAGAAAATCATTCCTACTAAAACCTTTGAGAACCTTTCAGATTTAAAGCATCAATTGGATGATAAATTCTCATATGGAGAACTACGAATTGTCGTTAATGGGCTATCCGAAAACTAA
- a CDS encoding putative porin, translating to MFALSVDGQTKLTGRSSGNRQDTSLTKRSNGFEKLAKIDMYLQFNNTLDSIQVDTTLTIKKDYKFNYLQKDNFGLMPFANIGQTYNTLSFNASENQTQPNFGARARHFNYLEHEDILFYEVPTPWTRLTYKTAFEQGQLLDAFFTVNLSKQFNFSLAYKGLRSLGKYQNILTSSGNFRFTANYNTKNNRYFAKGYIVMQDLLNQENGGIKDEDLENFTSGNEEFKDRSVFDPNFENAENILEGKQFYFQHSYRITKEKDSLNNNVISLINKVAFEDKYYQFNQPAAATAYFGDVFTNSINDKVTLENFQTSLGFNYSNNTLGQVGFALNYTDINYGYNSIVLFPNQQTIPNRIISNFLGIEGTYSKTYKGFNLSGKGGLNLSDTFVGSFLDGTISLKLNKDIALSGGIAINSRIANYNYLLYQSDYINYNWYNFDNFKNINTQQLKFNVQSQKFFNASLDISNIDNYTYFNLKETVDQIDVIEPKQYDKPLQYLRLKLQKEFRVGNFGLDNTIMYQNVVSDEDVLNVPDFITRNTLYYTNQLFKKSMTLQTGITFNYFTKYKMNGYDPLLAEFYTQNETELGGFPRLDFFINAKVRQTRIFFKAEHFNSSFTGYDYFSAPNHPYRDFIIRFGLVWDFFL from the coding sequence TTGTTTGCTCTAAGTGTTGATGGTCAAACCAAACTTACAGGCAGAAGTTCGGGTAATAGACAAGATACTTCTCTAACCAAAAGATCTAATGGGTTTGAAAAGTTAGCAAAAATTGATATGTATCTACAGTTTAATAATACTTTAGATTCAATTCAAGTTGATACCACATTAACAATTAAAAAAGACTACAAATTCAATTACTTACAAAAAGATAATTTTGGCTTAATGCCATTTGCTAATATTGGGCAGACCTATAACACACTAAGCTTTAATGCTTCAGAAAATCAAACTCAACCTAATTTTGGTGCGAGAGCCCGTCACTTTAATTATTTAGAACATGAAGACATTCTGTTTTATGAAGTACCGACACCGTGGACAAGACTAACTTATAAAACCGCTTTTGAGCAAGGGCAACTGTTAGATGCTTTTTTTACGGTTAATTTATCTAAACAGTTTAATTTTTCCTTGGCGTATAAAGGACTAAGGTCCTTAGGGAAGTATCAAAATATATTAACAAGTTCTGGCAATTTTCGTTTCACTGCAAACTATAATACCAAGAACAATAGGTATTTTGCCAAAGGGTATATCGTCATGCAAGATTTACTAAATCAAGAGAATGGTGGAATTAAAGATGAGGACCTAGAAAATTTCACATCTGGAAACGAAGAGTTCAAAGACCGATCCGTATTCGATCCAAATTTTGAGAATGCGGAAAACATATTAGAAGGGAAACAGTTCTATTTTCAACACTCTTATAGAATAACCAAAGAAAAAGACTCATTAAATAACAATGTTATTTCTTTAATTAATAAAGTCGCTTTCGAAGACAAATACTATCAGTTTAATCAACCTGCAGCTGCGACCGCTTACTTTGGCGATGTTTTTACTAATAGTATTAATGATAAAGTAACCTTAGAGAACTTTCAAACATCACTTGGTTTTAACTATTCTAATAATACATTGGGTCAAGTGGGTTTTGCTTTGAACTATACCGATATTAATTATGGTTATAATAGTATCGTGTTATTTCCAAATCAGCAAACTATACCCAATAGAATTATATCTAATTTCCTCGGCATTGAAGGAACATACTCTAAGACCTATAAAGGTTTTAATCTTTCTGGTAAAGGTGGGCTAAATCTATCCGATACATTTGTTGGTAGTTTTTTAGATGGAACAATTAGTCTAAAACTAAACAAAGACATAGCACTTTCAGGAGGCATTGCAATCAATTCCAGAATTGCCAATTATAATTATTTGTTATACCAAAGTGATTACATCAATTACAATTGGTATAATTTTGATAATTTCAAGAACATTAATACGCAACAGTTAAAATTTAATGTACAATCACAAAAGTTTTTTAACGCTTCACTCGATATATCCAATATAGATAATTATACTTATTTTAATCTAAAGGAAACTGTAGATCAAATTGATGTTATTGAGCCAAAACAATATGATAAACCACTTCAATATTTAAGGTTAAAACTTCAAAAGGAATTTAGGGTAGGTAATTTTGGCTTAGACAATACAATCATGTATCAAAATGTGGTGAGCGATGAAGACGTCCTCAATGTGCCAGACTTCATAACCCGAAATACATTATATTATACCAATCAGTTGTTTAAAAAATCCATGACACTTCAGACAGGTATAACTTTCAATTACTTCACAAAGTATAAAATGAATGGTTACGATCCGTTGTTAGCAGAATTTTATACTCAAAACGAAACGGAATTAGGAGGGTTTCCAAGATTGGATTTCTTTATTAATGCCAAAGTTCGGCAAACCCGTATCTTTTTCAAGGCAGAACATTTCAATTCATCCTTTACGGGTTACGATTATTTTTCAGCACCCAATCATCCGTATAGAGACTTTATTATTCGTTTCGGATTGGTATGGGATTTCTTTTTGTAA